A single window of Nicotiana sylvestris chromosome 5, ASM39365v2, whole genome shotgun sequence DNA harbors:
- the LOC104243267 gene encoding CASP-like protein 4D1, translating into MGKAVILVVRLVAFACLVGALVILLMSSQYSDNESLFYTDEQLQTKFTDFRVYIYMLGCIGVGIAYNLFQTVLSLSIGVSLLDLFGDMIIANVLVSGAAATYGFTLELSRAADLEPTSFFNKIFVSAGLSLLATLFTLISLISAHVALKAPAH; encoded by the exons ATGGGAAAAGCAGTAATATTGGTAGTGAGACTTGTTGCCTTTGCGTGCCTCGTGGGAGCACTCGTCATTCTTCTTATGAGCTCCCAGTACTCCGACAATGAAAGCCTTTTCTACACTGACGAGCAACTTCAAACAAAGTTTACTGATTTTCGTGTTTATAT TTACATGCTCGGCTGCATTGGCGTGGGAATTGCGTATAATCTCTTTCAAACAGTACTGTCGCTAAGCATTGGAGTCAGTTTGTTAGATCTATTTGGTGACATG ATCATAGCAAATGTACTAGTTTCAGGGGCTGCTGCAACTTATGGTTTTACCCTGGAATTGAGCCGAGCTGCCGACTTAGAGCCCACAAGTTTCTTCAACAAGATTTTTGTGTCGGCGGGTCTTTCTCTATTAGCTACTCTCTTCACActaatctctctcatttccgctCATGTTGCTCTAAAGGCTCCTGCCCACTGA
- the LOC104243266 gene encoding uncharacterized protein isoform X1 — translation MGDQIMEWRIVEHTSLEEEEEEEDDDYDYEGEVKESKMRWILNKGLWLGKKVTITGIVVSSAPVVLPPLVVISALGFAFSVPFGLAFVGYTCTEKLMNKLLPRSEPPLLLEYGEMYGDEEEYDEELGGKGAGFGGEMVMEDEEKKEMEDSKEGVEMRIQLVMDESGGYEDKDFGRAEEEREINVDEGGKEEGYEEDVGEYLEGENEGPVKEMNLETERGKEAENWESDEKIKRTEGLDLVAREARGKNEGEKDVTLTTGLPERNLVEVYVGDAPKEDNHSLKNSEVVEKPTDSKDEKVDSLVREIQGTKTETGPEVISEEKESIEVTKKPNISKSSKKHHKKKKGNEGKTAAIIEKGEGLSNKQQEDSDVKMVEIKEEVRDEVKVKQDEKHLPVKRETKEGRDEVNQSGVSKKAKKAAETEKASPGRRDARNGKDAEQAANSTKDHKAVSNGKHVAKDTSRQVKSKDKLVAAEDAQRKAADVHGNLPSERKGTTDQKKNVNASGVAHVPGRAGILEAKHTKEFYSEEIIWEKINAMRTIVGYGATPQPLLVDELKALYIFTGVEPPSTFRNTSELAEVNDKLQFLMSIVGIK, via the exons ATGGGAGATCAAATTATGGAGTGGAGGATAGTGGAGCATACTTCTttagaagaagaggaggaagaagaggatgatgattatgattatgagggaGAAGTGAAAGAGAGTAAGATGAGATGGATTCTGAACAAAGGATTGTGGCTAGGGAAGAAGGTTACGATCACAGGTATTGTTGTCTCTTCTGCACCAGTGGTTCTTCCTCCACTTGTTGTTATTTCTGCACTTGGATTCGCCTTTTCGGTCCCTTTTGGTCTTGCTTTTGTTGGTTATACTTGTACTGAGAAGCTTATGAACAAGTTGCTTCCAAGGTCAGAGCCACCTTTATTATTGGAGTATGGAGAAATGTATGGCGATGAAGAGGAATATGATGAAGAATTAGGAGGAAAAGGTGCTGGTTTTGGTGGAGAAATGGTGATGGAAGatgaggaaaagaaagaaatggaGGATTCAAAAGAAGGGGTTGAAATGAGGATTCAGTTGGTGATGGATGAGAGCGGGGGATACGAAGATAAAGACTTTGGAAGAGCTGAGGAAGAAAGAGAGATCAATGTAGATGAAGGTGGCAAAGAGGAAGGATATGAAGAAGATGTTGGTGAATACTTGGAAGGAGAGAATGAGGGACCAGTGAAGGAGATGAATTTGGAGACGGAACGAGGGAAAGAAGCAGAAAACTGGGAATCTGATGAGAAAATTAAGAGAACTGAGGGTTTGGATTTGGTGGCCCGAGAAGCCAGGGGAAAAAATGAGGGTGAAAAAGATGTTACTTTAACAACAGGTTTGCCAGAGAGGAATTTGGTTGAGGTATATGTAGGCGATGCACCTAAGGAAGATAACCACAGCTTAAAGAATTCAGAAGTAGTAGAGAAGCCAACGGATAGCAAAGATGAGAAAGTAGATAGTCTTGTGAGAGAGATTCAAGGAACAAAAACTGAAACAGGACCTGAGGTTATTTCAGAAGAAAAGGAGAGCATAGAAGTAACAAAGAAACCAAACATCAGCAAAAGCTCAAAGAAACACcacaaaaagaagaaaggaaacgAAGGGAAAACTGCTGCAATAATAGAGAAAGGGGAGGGGTTAAGCAACAAGCAGCAGGAAGATAGTGATgtgaaaatggtggaaataaaggAGGAGGTGAGGGATGAAGTCAAGGTGAAGCAAGACGAGAAGCATTTACCAGTGAAACGAGAGACCAAAGAAGGAAGAGACGAGGTCAATCAAAGTGGTGTTTCCAAAAAGGCCAAGAAAGCTGCTGAGACGGAAAAAGCATCGCCCGGAAGAAGAGATGCGAGAAATGGCAAGGATGCTGAGCAAGCTGCGAATTCAACTAAGGATCATAAAGCAGTATCTAATGGCAAGCATGTTGCTAAAGATACTTCTCGCCAAGTGAAAAGCAAGGATAAGCTGGTGGCTGCAGAAGACGCTCAAAGGAAGGCAGCCGATGTCCATGGGAACCTTCCATCTGAAAGAAAAGGGACGACTGATCAAAAGAAAAATGTGAATGCGAGTGGTGTCGCTCATGTACCTGGAAGAGCAGGGATTCTTGAGGCCAAACACACCAAG GAGTTCTACAGTGAGGAGATAATATGGGAGAAGATAAATGCAATGAGAACAATCGTTGGATATGGAGCCACACCTCAACCTTTGTTGGTAGATGAACTAAAGGCATTATACATCTTTACTGGAGTGGAGCCGCCATCTACGTTCAGGAACACATCCGAATTGGCAGAAGTGAATGACAAGCTTCAGTTTCTTATGTCGATTGTGGGAATAAAGTAA
- the LOC104243266 gene encoding uncharacterized protein isoform X2 — protein MGDQIMEWRIVEHTSLEEEEEEEDDDYDYEGEVKESKMRWILNKGLWLGKKVTITGIVVSSAPVVLPPLVVISALGFAFSVPFGLAFVGYTCTEKLMNKLLPRSEPPLLLEYGEMYGDEEEYDEELGGKGAGFGGEMVMEDEEKKEMEDSKEGVEMRIQLVMDESGGYEDKDFGRAEEEREINVDEGGKEEGYEEDVGEYLEGENEGPVKEMNLETERGKEAENWESDEKIKRTEGLDLVAREARGKNEGEKDVTLTTGLPERNLVEVYVGDAPKEDNHSLKNSEVVEKPTDSKDEKVDSLVREIQGTKTETGPEVISEEKESIEVTKKPNISKSSKKHHKKKKGNEGKTAAIIEKGEGLSNKQQEDSDVKMVEIKEEVRDEVKVKQDEKHLPVKRETKEGRDEVNQSGVSKKAKKAAETEKASPGRRDARNGKDAEQAANSTKDHKAVSNGKHVAKDTSRQVKSKDKLVAAEDAQRKAADVHGNLPSERKGTTDQKKNVNASGVAHVPGRAGILEAKHTK, from the exons ATGGGAGATCAAATTATGGAGTGGAGGATAGTGGAGCATACTTCTttagaagaagaggaggaagaagaggatgatgattatgattatgagggaGAAGTGAAAGAGAGTAAGATGAGATGGATTCTGAACAAAGGATTGTGGCTAGGGAAGAAGGTTACGATCACAGGTATTGTTGTCTCTTCTGCACCAGTGGTTCTTCCTCCACTTGTTGTTATTTCTGCACTTGGATTCGCCTTTTCGGTCCCTTTTGGTCTTGCTTTTGTTGGTTATACTTGTACTGAGAAGCTTATGAACAAGTTGCTTCCAAGGTCAGAGCCACCTTTATTATTGGAGTATGGAGAAATGTATGGCGATGAAGAGGAATATGATGAAGAATTAGGAGGAAAAGGTGCTGGTTTTGGTGGAGAAATGGTGATGGAAGatgaggaaaagaaagaaatggaGGATTCAAAAGAAGGGGTTGAAATGAGGATTCAGTTGGTGATGGATGAGAGCGGGGGATACGAAGATAAAGACTTTGGAAGAGCTGAGGAAGAAAGAGAGATCAATGTAGATGAAGGTGGCAAAGAGGAAGGATATGAAGAAGATGTTGGTGAATACTTGGAAGGAGAGAATGAGGGACCAGTGAAGGAGATGAATTTGGAGACGGAACGAGGGAAAGAAGCAGAAAACTGGGAATCTGATGAGAAAATTAAGAGAACTGAGGGTTTGGATTTGGTGGCCCGAGAAGCCAGGGGAAAAAATGAGGGTGAAAAAGATGTTACTTTAACAACAGGTTTGCCAGAGAGGAATTTGGTTGAGGTATATGTAGGCGATGCACCTAAGGAAGATAACCACAGCTTAAAGAATTCAGAAGTAGTAGAGAAGCCAACGGATAGCAAAGATGAGAAAGTAGATAGTCTTGTGAGAGAGATTCAAGGAACAAAAACTGAAACAGGACCTGAGGTTATTTCAGAAGAAAAGGAGAGCATAGAAGTAACAAAGAAACCAAACATCAGCAAAAGCTCAAAGAAACACcacaaaaagaagaaaggaaacgAAGGGAAAACTGCTGCAATAATAGAGAAAGGGGAGGGGTTAAGCAACAAGCAGCAGGAAGATAGTGATgtgaaaatggtggaaataaaggAGGAGGTGAGGGATGAAGTCAAGGTGAAGCAAGACGAGAAGCATTTACCAGTGAAACGAGAGACCAAAGAAGGAAGAGACGAGGTCAATCAAAGTGGTGTTTCCAAAAAGGCCAAGAAAGCTGCTGAGACGGAAAAAGCATCGCCCGGAAGAAGAGATGCGAGAAATGGCAAGGATGCTGAGCAAGCTGCGAATTCAACTAAGGATCATAAAGCAGTATCTAATGGCAAGCATGTTGCTAAAGATACTTCTCGCCAAGTGAAAAGCAAGGATAAGCTGGTGGCTGCAGAAGACGCTCAAAGGAAGGCAGCCGATGTCCATGGGAACCTTCCATCTGAAAGAAAAGGGACGACTGATCAAAAGAAAAATGTGAATGCGAGTGGTGTCGCTCATGTACCTGGAAGAGCAGGGATTCTTGAGGCCAAACACACCAAG TGA